The Pantoea vagans genome contains the following window.
ACGCTGATCCCAACGGGTCATCCGCAGCGCGGTGATGTGGCGGTATTTAAATACCCGAAAGATCCCAGCGTGGATTACATCAAGCGTGTGATTGGTTTGCCGGGCGATAAAGTGGTGTTTGATCCTTACAGTAAAACGCTGACTATCAATCCAGGCTGTGGCACAGGCAAGTGTGAAACCGCACTGCCCGTGACCTACACCAATGTTGAACCGAGCGCCTTCATTCAGACCTTTAGTGGTTTTGATGGCAATGAAACCGGTAATGGTTTCTTCCAGGCGCCACAAGGCGAAACCATGAAAGGCGGTTTGCGCCTGGGGACACGCAAAGAGACATTGGGCACCGTCACGCACGATATCCTGTTAGTCAACGAAGCGCAGAGCCAGGCAAGCATGTATTATCAGCAGCCGGGCCAGCCGCAATCGACGTGGATCGTGCCGGAAGGGCAATACTTCATGATGGGCGATAACCGCGATAACAGCGCCGACAGCCGCTACTGGGGCTTTGTGCCTGAGAAGAACCTGGTCGGTAAAGCGGTGGCGATCTGGATGAGCTTTGATAAACAAGAAGGACAGTGGCCAACGGGCGTGCGCTTAAGTCGCATTGGCGGAATCCACTGATATTAAAAACGGTTGGCCTCTCTCGGGGGGCCACTGCACACCAAACAGAACGTGTTGGAACCTCAGCCCTGTTTCGTATGCAGAGTTACAGACGCACAGAATAACTGGAATCGCATGAACCCCATCCTTATTAACAAGCTGCAGCGCAAACTGGGCTACACTTTTACTCATCCGGAACTACTGCAGCAAGCGCTGACTCACCGTAGTGCCAGCAGTAAACATAATGAACGTCTTGAGTTTCTTGGCGATTCCATTCTCAGCTATGTGATCGCCAATGCGCTGTATCACCGCTTCCCGCGCGTTGACGAAGGCGATATGAGCCGCATGCGCGCCACGCTGGTGCGCGGCAATACGCTGGCAGAAATGGCGCGTGAATTTGAGCTGGGAGAATGCTTACGTCTGGGACCGGGCGAACTGAAGAGCGGCGGTTTCCGTCGTGAATCCATTCTTGCCGATACGGTGGAAGCGCTGATTGGCGGGATCTTCCTCGACAGCAATATCCAGACCGTCGAGAAGCTGATTCTCGACTGGTATCAAAATCGCCTTGATCAAATCAGCCCAGGCGATAAGCAAAAAGATCCAAAAACGCGTTTGCAGGAGTATCTGCAAGGGCGCCATCTGCCACTGCCATCCTATTTGGTAGTGCAGGTGCGTGGCGAAGCCCACGATCAGGAATTCACCATTCACTGTCAGGTGAGTGGCATGGCAGAACCGGTGGTGGGCGTAGGGTCCAGCCGCCGTAAAGCAGAGCAGGCTGCCGCCGAACAGGCGTTGATTAAGCTTGGTCTCGAATAAATAAATAGTCATATCGCAGCGTCAACAGTGGCGCTGCCCAAGTCAGGACTCGAATGAGCGAACTCGAAACATATAGCGGCTTTGTCGCGATTGTAGGCCGACCTAACGTCGGTAAATCCACTTTGCTGAACCAGTTGCTGGGGCAGAAAGTGTCGATTACGTCACGCAAGCCGCAAACCACGCGTCACCGCATCATGGGGATTCACACCGAAGGCGCTTATCAGGCGATTTACGTGGATACCCCAGGGCTGCACATGGAAGAAAAGCGGGCGATTAACCGTCTGATGAACCGTGCTGCCAGTAGTTCGATTGGTGATGTGGAGCTGGTGATTTTCGTCGTTGAAGGCACGCGCTGGACGCCAGACGATGAGATGGTGCTCAACAAGCTGCGCGACGGCAAAGTGCCCGTAGTGTTAGCCATCAATAAGGTCGATAACATTCAGGATAAAAGTATTCTGCTGCCGCATTTGCAGTTCCTCAGCCAGCAGATGAACTTCCTTGAAATCGTACCGATCTCGGCGGAAAGCGGGAAAAACGTTGATGCCATTGCCGCAATCGCGCGCAAATGCTTGCCAAAATCTGAGCATCACTTCCCAGAAGATTACGTCACCGACCGCTCTCAGCGCTTTATGGCCTCTGAGATCATCCGTGAAAAACTGATGCGCTTCCTGGGGGCTGAACTGCCTTATTCCGTCACCGTGGAGATCGAGCAGTTTGTCTCAAATGATCGCGGCGGCTACGACATCAATGGCCTGATCCTCGTTGAGCGTGAAGGGCAGAAGAAGATGGTGATCGGCAACAAAGGTGCCAAGATCAAAACCATCGGCATTGAAGCGCGTAAAGACATGGAAGAGATGTTTGAAGCGAAAGTGCATCTTGAATTGTGGGTCAAAGTGAAATCGGGCTGGGCAGACGACGAACGTGCGCTGCGCAGCTTGGGTTACTCCGACGAAGGTTAATTGATGGAAGGCTGGCAACGCGCCTTTGTGCTGCATAGTCGCCCTTACAGCGAAACCAGCCTACTCCTCGATCTGTTCAGCGAAAGCGAAGGGCGCGTTCGCGTCCTGGCCAAAGGCGCCCGCTCGCGCCGCTCTCAACTCAAAGGTGCTTTACAGCCTTTCACACCGTTGCTGGTGCGTTGGGGCGGTCGTGGTGAAGTGAAAACACTGCGCAGCGCCGAAGCGGTATCGCTGGCATTACCGCTCAGTGGCATCACACTCTACTGCGGACTGTACGTCAATGAACTGCTGTCCCGCGTGCTTGAGCAAGAAATTCCCTTCTCCGATCTCTTCTTCGATTACCTCAATTGCATCCAGATGCTGGCAGTTGGCAATGGCACGCCGGAACCTGCGCTGCGTCGCTTTGAGCTGGCGCTGCTGGGTCACCTGGGTTATGGCGTCGATTTCTTGCATTGCGCGGGCAGTGGCGAAGAGATCGATGACGGCATGACGTACAGCTACCGGGAAGAGAAAGGATTTATTGCCAGTCTGGTGGTGAATCAGCGCAGTTTTACCGGCCGCCAGCTGCGCGCCTTGTGGGAACGTGATTTCCCCGATGCCGACAGCCTGCGTGCGGCAAAACGCTTTACGCGAATGGCGTTGAAGCCCTACCTCGGCGGTAAACCCCTGAAGAGCCAGGAACTGTTTCGTCAGTTTGTCCCAAAAAAGAAACCCGATGTGTCAAACGACTAGCGCTGGTCGTACCGCTTGATATTCTTAAGCCCGGTAAACTGCAAACACACTGAACACATTTAAGGATTGTCATGGCTGAGTTGCTGTTAGGGGTCAACATTGACCATATCGCCACCGTACGTAACGCACGTGGCACGAATTATCCCGATCCCGTTCAAGCGGCGTTTGTTTCAGAGCAAGCGGGTGCAGATGGCATTACTGTTCACCTGCGCGAAGATCGTCGCCATATTACCGATCGTGATGTGCGGATCCTGCGTGACACCATCCAGACACGCATGAATCTGGAGATGGCGGTCACCGATGAGATGATCGATATCGCCTGTGAGATCAAACCGCATTTCGTCTGCCTGGTGCCTGAAAAGCGTCAGGAAGTGACCACGGAAGGCGGTCTGGATGTGGCGGGCCAGCAGGACAAAATCAACGCTGCGGTGCGCTTGTTAAGCGAGGCAGGCATTCTGGTCTCTCTGTTTATCGATGCCGATCACCGTCAAATAGAGGCGGCAGTGGCCAGCGGTGCGCCTTATATCGAAATTCATACTGGCGCTTATGCGGAAGCCCCGGAAGGCTTGGAGCGTGATGCTGAGTTGTCGCGCATTCGTAAAGCCGCGACCTTTGCCGCCAGTTTAGGTCTGAAGGTCAATGCCGGTCATGGCCTGACGTATCACAACGTGCAACCTATCGCGGAATTGCCAGAAATGCATGAGCTGAATATTGGTCACGCGATTATTGGTCGCGCACTGTTTAGCGGACTGGCTGATGCAGTAGCTGAAATGAAACAGCTGATGCGGGAAGCGCGTCGCTAATGGCGATCCTCGGGCTTGGCAGTGACATTGTCGAAATCGAACGTATTGCAGGTGTGATTGAACGATCCGGCGATCGTCTGGCGCGTCGCGTACTGAGTGAAGCCGAGTGGCAGCAATATCAAGCGCACCAGCAGCCCGTTCGCTTCTTGGCAAAACGTTTTGCCGTCAAGGAAGCGGCAGCCAAAGCGTTCGGCACCGGCATCCGAGGAGGATTGGCGTTTAATCAGTTCGAAGTCTACAACGATGCCTTGGGCAAACCGGGTTTACGTTTCTTCGAGCAGGCGAAAGTGATTGCCAGCCAACTCGGTGTGAAACACGTGCATGTCACGTTAGC
Protein-coding sequences here:
- the rnc gene encoding ribonuclease III; the encoded protein is MNPILINKLQRKLGYTFTHPELLQQALTHRSASSKHNERLEFLGDSILSYVIANALYHRFPRVDEGDMSRMRATLVRGNTLAEMAREFELGECLRLGPGELKSGGFRRESILADTVEALIGGIFLDSNIQTVEKLILDWYQNRLDQISPGDKQKDPKTRLQEYLQGRHLPLPSYLVVQVRGEAHDQEFTIHCQVSGMAEPVVGVGSSRRKAEQAAAEQALIKLGLE
- the lepB gene encoding signal peptidase I, translating into MANMFALVLVIATLITGVIWCIDRFKWAPARRAKQAAAQAQAGNTLDSKTLAKVAAQPGWVETTASVFPVLAVVLIVRSFIFEPFQIPSGSMMPTLLIGDFILVEKFAYGIKDPITQTTLIPTGHPQRGDVAVFKYPKDPSVDYIKRVIGLPGDKVVFDPYSKTLTINPGCGTGKCETALPVTYTNVEPSAFIQTFSGFDGNETGNGFFQAPQGETMKGGLRLGTRKETLGTVTHDILLVNEAQSQASMYYQQPGQPQSTWIVPEGQYFMMGDNRDNSADSRYWGFVPEKNLVGKAVAIWMSFDKQEGQWPTGVRLSRIGGIH
- the pdxJ gene encoding pyridoxine 5'-phosphate synthase, with amino-acid sequence MAELLLGVNIDHIATVRNARGTNYPDPVQAAFVSEQAGADGITVHLREDRRHITDRDVRILRDTIQTRMNLEMAVTDEMIDIACEIKPHFVCLVPEKRQEVTTEGGLDVAGQQDKINAAVRLLSEAGILVSLFIDADHRQIEAAVASGAPYIEIHTGAYAEAPEGLERDAELSRIRKAATFAASLGLKVNAGHGLTYHNVQPIAELPEMHELNIGHAIIGRALFSGLADAVAEMKQLMREARR
- the recO gene encoding DNA repair protein RecO, producing the protein MEGWQRAFVLHSRPYSETSLLLDLFSESEGRVRVLAKGARSRRSQLKGALQPFTPLLVRWGGRGEVKTLRSAEAVSLALPLSGITLYCGLYVNELLSRVLEQEIPFSDLFFDYLNCIQMLAVGNGTPEPALRRFELALLGHLGYGVDFLHCAGSGEEIDDGMTYSYREEKGFIASLVVNQRSFTGRQLRALWERDFPDADSLRAAKRFTRMALKPYLGGKPLKSQELFRQFVPKKKPDVSND
- the era gene encoding GTPase Era encodes the protein MSELETYSGFVAIVGRPNVGKSTLLNQLLGQKVSITSRKPQTTRHRIMGIHTEGAYQAIYVDTPGLHMEEKRAINRLMNRAASSSIGDVELVIFVVEGTRWTPDDEMVLNKLRDGKVPVVLAINKVDNIQDKSILLPHLQFLSQQMNFLEIVPISAESGKNVDAIAAIARKCLPKSEHHFPEDYVTDRSQRFMASEIIREKLMRFLGAELPYSVTVEIEQFVSNDRGGYDINGLILVEREGQKKMVIGNKGAKIKTIGIEARKDMEEMFEAKVHLELWVKVKSGWADDERALRSLGYSDEG
- the acpS gene encoding holo-ACP synthase, which codes for MAILGLGSDIVEIERIAGVIERSGDRLARRVLSEAEWQQYQAHQQPVRFLAKRFAVKEAAAKAFGTGIRGGLAFNQFEVYNDALGKPGLRFFEQAKVIASQLGVKHVHVTLADERHYACATVIIED